One genomic segment of Blastopirellula marina includes these proteins:
- a CDS encoding DUF1501 domain-containing protein, with protein MDRAQVRRHFLKQLAAASSATMMAGAPRLATASDVAVEHPAAKADSCILIWMAGGMAAPDTFDPKKYVPFEVGLPVAEVESTFPAIDTNVDNIKISQGMENIAQVMDRATLIRSHVLPDLGSILHSRHQYHWHTGYVPPQTVACPHIGAWMAKVLGPLNSVMPAFINIGQRLEGVGEQEELKAFTTAGFFGSEFGPMNLPYPEQAAQSVRPPAGMKSERFANRNKLFQKLIDQSPQRDYIGDFQRESQLRSMENAYRLLSAKEREAFDISLEPKESYEKYDTGRFGRGCLLARRLVENGTRFVEVTTEYVPFLNWDTHANGFTTLQRMKQEVDRPIAQLILDLESRGLLDRTLVILASEFSRDMIMEGKPGSNARDQATEKVDVLKELKHYGQHRHFTGGSCVAMWGGGVKKGQLYGKTANERPFVAIENPVSVTDLHATIFTAMGISPKTQFEVERRPFYATEDGKGKPVMDIFA; from the coding sequence ATGGACCGCGCACAAGTACGGCGACACTTCCTAAAACAATTGGCCGCTGCATCGTCAGCAACCATGATGGCTGGCGCGCCACGTCTTGCAACGGCGAGTGATGTCGCGGTCGAGCATCCAGCCGCCAAGGCCGATTCCTGTATCTTGATCTGGATGGCCGGCGGGATGGCTGCTCCCGACACATTCGATCCGAAGAAGTACGTCCCCTTCGAAGTAGGCCTGCCGGTGGCAGAAGTGGAGAGTACCTTTCCAGCGATCGATACTAATGTCGACAACATCAAGATCTCGCAAGGAATGGAAAATATCGCCCAGGTGATGGACCGAGCCACGCTGATTCGATCGCATGTCCTACCAGACCTGGGCAGCATTCTCCACTCGCGGCATCAGTATCACTGGCATACCGGCTATGTGCCGCCGCAAACGGTGGCGTGTCCCCACATCGGTGCCTGGATGGCGAAGGTCTTGGGACCGTTAAATTCTGTGATGCCGGCATTCATCAATATCGGCCAGCGGCTGGAAGGAGTCGGCGAGCAGGAAGAACTCAAAGCATTCACGACGGCCGGTTTCTTCGGCAGTGAATTCGGCCCGATGAACCTCCCCTACCCGGAACAGGCAGCGCAGTCCGTGCGACCTCCGGCAGGAATGAAGTCAGAGCGGTTTGCCAATCGCAACAAACTCTTTCAGAAGCTGATCGACCAGTCCCCTCAGCGCGACTATATCGGCGACTTCCAACGCGAATCTCAGCTACGTTCGATGGAGAACGCTTATCGACTTCTGTCAGCGAAAGAGCGTGAGGCCTTCGACATTTCGCTGGAACCGAAAGAGTCCTACGAGAAATACGATACGGGTCGCTTTGGCAGAGGATGTCTATTGGCCCGACGACTGGTCGAGAACGGTACCCGCTTTGTTGAGGTCACGACCGAATACGTTCCGTTTCTCAACTGGGACACACACGCGAATGGCTTCACAACGCTTCAGCGGATGAAGCAGGAAGTCGACCGGCCAATCGCACAGTTGATTCTCGACCTGGAAAGCCGCGGACTGCTCGATCGTACGCTTGTTATTCTGGCCAGCGAATTCAGTCGCGATATGATCATGGAAGGCAAGCCAGGCTCCAATGCACGCGACCAAGCCACGGAAAAGGTCGATGTCCTAAAAGAGCTGAAGCACTACGGGCAGCACCGGCACTTCACCGGCGGTTCGTGCGTTGCCATGTGGGGTGGCGGAGTGAAGAAAGGCCAGCTCTACGGTAAGACTGCTAACGAACGCCCCTTTGTTGCGATCGAAAACCCCGTCTCCGTGACCGACCTGCATGCAACCATTTTCACGGCCATGGGTATCAGCCCAAAAACCCAATTCGAGGTCGAGCGTCGACCGTTTTACGCAACCGAAGACGGCAAAGGCAAACCCGTGATGGACATCTTTGCCTAG